One genomic window of Polyodon spathula isolate WHYD16114869_AA chromosome 8, ASM1765450v1, whole genome shotgun sequence includes the following:
- the LOC121319151 gene encoding fatty acid synthase-like gives MYRKFGPIKTANETEYLYSRVNIAVDLITASHKSMSRDSLRFAASSFYYKLKAADQYVPASKYHGNVTLLRAKTSSEYGDKLGGDYRLHEVCDGKVSVHVIDGDHRTFLEGEGVDSITGIIHSSLAEPRVSAREG, from the exons ATGTACAGAAAATTTGGGCCTATTAAGACCGCGAACGAAACGGAGTATCTTTAC TCTCGCGTCAACATCGCCGTGGACCTCATCACAGCCAGCCACAAGAGCATGAGCCGAGATTCCCTGCGCTTCGCCGCTTCCTCCTTCTACTACAAGCTGAAAGCGGCCGACCAGTACGTTCCAGCCAGCAAGTACCACGGCAACGTCACCCTGCTGAGGGCCAAGACCAGCAGCGAGTATGGGGACAAGCTGGGGGGAGACTACCGGCTCCACGAG GTGTGTGACGGGAAGGTCTCTGTCCATGTCATTGATGGGGACCACCGCACCTTCCTGGAGGGAGAAGGCGTGGACTCCATCACAGGCATCATCCACAGCTCGCTGGCAGAGCCCCGCGTCAGCGCCAGGGAGGGCTAG